A segment of the Leptolyngbya sp. NIES-3755 genome:
TTTCCAAATTTTAGCCTCAAATGCCAAAATCTATTCTTGCCTAGCGTGTTCGATCGCAGAAATCGTTTGCATCGGTAGGAATACCGTAAACTTTGAGCCGACTCCGACTGTAGAATCGACCTCGATCGAACCGCCATGTAGCTCTACTAATTGTTTCGTCAGTGCGAGTCCTAATCCGGTTCCTTCGTATTTTCGATCGTAAGAAGCATCCAGTTGTCGAAACATTTGGAACAAGAACGATCGCTGATGCTTGGGAATGCCGATTCCTGTATCTTCGACTTGCAGAATTGCTGTATCGCCGCTCACTCGAACTCGCAAGGTGACTCGTCCACGAGCGGGAGTGAACTTAATTGCGTTGCTGAGTAGATTAAGACAAATCTGCTGAATGCGCTGAGGATCGGCTTGAAAGGTAAAACTTTGGGTGCGATCAGGCAAGAGTTCCAAAATGAGATTCACTTGTTTACGATCGGCTTCTTCCTGAAGCATTTGAAGTGTTTGTTCAGCGAGTTCTGAGAGCGAGAATCTTTGAACTTGCAGAACCATTCTTCCCGCTTCGACTTCTGACAAATCTAAAATGTCGTTAATCAATGACAGCAAGTGTTCGCCTCGTTCTTGAATCGTCTGAAGATATTCTTGCTGTTTCTGCGGAGCAATCTTGTAGTTCACATCGAGCGATCGCAATAGAGTCGATGCCATTCCGATAATGGTGGTTAACGGGGATCGGAGTTCATGGCTCATCGTGGCTAAGAATTCCGATTTTGTCCGATTCGCAGACTGAGCCGCTATTAAGGTATCTCGGAGTTCTTGAGTTCGATCGATAATCCGTTGCTCTAATGTATTTTTTTGCTGTTGTAGTTCGCTATAGAGTTTCGCTTGATAGATAGCGATCGCTAAATGTTCTGCAATTCGCTGAAGCAATACTTTTTCTCGATCGTGCCACTGTCGCGGAAATTCACACTGATGCACAATCAGCAATCCCCAGAGTTCATCTTGCACGACGATCGGTGTGACCAATTCAGCTTGAATATCATTCGGAGAATGCGTTAATAACGCTGCAACGGTTGACGGCTCAGAAGCGTTTTTTCCATTGCTTCCCCAAGTGCTTGATTCATGGGGTTTCTTTTGTAATCTTTTCAGACTGACCGCACTATATTCGCTGATCACATTCAGAATCGATGGAATTCGATCGCTACTCCGAGATTCATACGTAATCCCATCCAAATGATGCGTTGCTTCGGTCATTGGAGGCATTTCGCTATCGATTGCACAAGACGGAGCGGGAAAATTGAACTGATAGATGATTAAGCGATCGGCATTCAAAAACTCTCGAACTTGATGCACCGCAGTTTCGAGAATCACAGGTAGATTCAAGCTGTGTCGAATCAGCGTTGTAACTTGAATTAAAAGTCGTTCTTGCTCGATTTGATGAGCCGATTCGACGGGGGATTGAGACAAGACTTCAATCAATCTCAGCGTGAATTCGCTTTGTCGATCGCTCTTATTTTCTTGCAGCGTAAACGGAATTGTAGTGTTCAGCGTTTGGAGAAAATCTGCGATCGCATCCGGAGCAAAAATAATTTCTAAATTGCACTGTTCTGGATCGATCAAAGTTCCGAGGAGCAGCGCATTAAACTCTGGAGAAGCCACTAGCACAAAGCGCCCAGAGATTTGCGGGAATTCGGCTTCTGTGTAAACGATCGCAGATGGGCTAACCAGGTGACGAAGCAAGCTTCCAACTTGGTTAAATACAGCCCATGAAGAAGTTTGACGCAGGTTCTGGAAGCTAGACATGTCCGGGGCAGCAGGCGGATGAGTTGAAGCAATCTAACGGAATGCACACCGATGTGCGAAGGATCGATCGTCTGGGAGTTTCTTTATTATCAGACTGATTTTCAACGACCTAGACTTTGTGAAGGTTGCCGTAATCTGGCGATTATTATGTCTGTAATTCTATATATTTCTTTATGTCTTCTGCATGTAAATTCAGTTTCACAGACGTGAAAAAGGCGGGAGAATTTCCCGCCCGTCGATGTCTAAACGACCTTGTCTAAACCATCTTTAGATTTGGATATTCAGCGACCATATCATCGCGAGTCAGAACATCGCCTTCTGCCTGTGGTGTCCACAACACTTCAAGTGCCAAAAGCTGATCACTCGAAACGCTACCCAACTGACTCAGCGATCGACGCAGATCTTCAGTGCTATTAATCGCCGGAAGCTGCAATTTGCCCTGGGTTCCAATCAGAACGGTGACGACAATATATTCACCCTGACTTTCTGCCAATGCGCCCCCTTTCTCTGCCACCGTCAACGCACTCGACGATGCTTGCTTCAATTGGTTGTTCACATTCGAGAAAGTTTCTGCATTGAACTTACTACGCTCAGTCAATGCCAATCGATTGAATTCTGCACCTGCGGCTTCCAATCGAGCCTGATGCGATTCTGCATTTCCGTAAACCCAGTACTGCGGATTGCGTAAGAGCGCCAGCGACACTTCTTGCAGCACTTGAGCCAGACCTTCAGAGGTCTCAGTATTCGCCCGTTGACCAATTCGATCGAGGTCGTCTTTTAGTTCCCGTGCTTGCGCGAGTAGTCCAACTTGCACTTTCGCCACCGAAACAGTCGGAGTACTGTAACCGAGTTCGTCGCCATCATTATTGGAGCGTCGGAAGCTGTTGACTAAGAAACTCGCGATCGAGATCAAAATCAGCAGCGAGAACAGCCCACCAAATCCGCCACCCACTCCAAAGAACGGGAAGTAGACGAAGGGGAAAAATCCGCCACCGCCACCGGGATAGTAACCGCCTCCAGGGGGTGCGTATGTGCGGCTAGGAGGGGAATACGATCGAGCAGGTGCTCGGAATGATCCGCCGCCAATCCGTCCACCGCTTGCAGCCAGAGCGCCATCCGCATGACTAAATGCCAGCGTCAAGACGAGAGCGATCGCGATGACCGGACGGATCAGAGTTTTAAATAGTTTTGAAATCTTCATGAGTCTATCCCTATCGCTTGCCCAGACGGAGCTTTAACCCGTCCGGCTTGTGTTAACTCTTTGTTACAGAGTTTTAAGCTAACAGATCTACTGTATCGCGTTCACCAGAGGTTGCAAACGTCTTAAGCGATAGGTTTTAGGGGAGATTTCCGTACTGGATTTAGCCTCCGCCTACGATCGTCACGATTTCTAATCGATCGCCATTTTTAACTTCGGTTTCGTCCCAAAATTGCCGATGTAAGATCTCGCCGTTGTATTCGACTGCGACTAATCGTGGATTCATACCCAAGGATTCGAGAAATTTTGGCAGCGTTAACGTCAATTCACAAGTTCGAGTTTCGCCATTCACTTCTAATGTGATCATCACCCCTCCCACGGATCAGCTACAGAATTCGTTTGAAATCGTCGTTTCTGATTCAACTGAGCAACAAAAAACTGAGTTGCATAAGTCGGCTGATCGGATTGCATAATCGCTCGTACAACCGAAACCCGTTCTGCACCTGCATCTAGGACTTCATGAATATTTTGTGTGTCAATTCCCCCGATCGCATACCAGGGAATCGAGCAATTGGCAGCGGCATGTCGGACGTAATCTAATCCTGCCGCAGGTCTACCCGCTTTGGTTGGCGTTTCGTAAACCGGACCGACTCCCACATAATCGGCTCCTTCTGCGATCGCACTTTCCAATTGTTCTGCACTATGCGTCGATCGACCAATGATCTTATGCTCACCGAGCATTCGACGCGCCCACTCTAACGGCAAATCATCCTGTCCAAGATGCACTCCATCCGCATCGACCGCTAAGGCTAAATCGACTCGATCGTTCACGATAAACAGCGCATCGTATTCGTGACACAATCGGCGCAATTTCTCTGCATTCCGCAATCGAATTAAATCATCAGACTCCTTATCGCGGTATTGAACAAGCGTTAATCCACCTTGAAGGGCAGATTCAACCGTCGTAAATAAATTCTCGGAGGGTGAAGTGACTAAATAAAGTCTTGCCGATTCGAGTAACTGACGACGCTGAATCGAGAGCAATCGACTTTCTAACGTATACACCTCGTAGCGCATTTGTTTGACTGCGCTTGCCATCTCCGATCGGTAAACTTTTCCGTACTCTTCCAAGACCCGCAGCGCTTCCTCCACACGGGCAAAATTCGCCTGTAAAACTTGTTCGATGCTGCTACGGACGGCTTCTTGAGGGTGAGTGAGTTCTGTACCTGGATCATCAGGCGTATTCCGAGCCGATCGCAGTTCTGCGCGATGCCACTGAGCGAGTTCTTGTCGCCAGTGTTTGCACTGTTCGGTGAACGCAACATCTTCTAAGCCGAACCGACACCACTCCTCAATTACTCGTAAGCCTTCACGAGCACGATCGAGGTTGGCATCTAAAATCCGGTACAGTGCTGGCTGCATAGAGGATTGGAAATTGCCCATAGAATCAGTCAGTCCTATTGATTGTTTATCGTATCAGGGGCGCGAGTCGTCTTACTTTTGTAAAGTTTTATGAAGTTGGTTGATCTCAGTGGAGTTACAGAGAGAATAAGTTCACTGTGGTGATTTGCATGGAAACCCTCTCGAATTAAGGGTTCCAGTGATTTTACAGAGGTCGAATGTGATGCAGGGTGTAAACTGAAGCCCGTTACATCCCGTCATGTGATCCATACAAGCCGTGTGTAGGAGAACAACCCGTGAACAACCGCCCGTTTTATTCCTCCGTATTCTCTGTATTTAGTGTATCGGGACTGCTTGGACTTGCTGCAATTCCGGTCGCGGCAAACCCAATTCCTGATCCGGTGATGGCATCTACCCGTTCGATCATTTATGTGAATCCGACGATCGGAAACGATAACGCTTCTGGTCAAGCCCAATCTCCACTCCGAACGTTAACGGTGGCGCTCGATCGAGCCATGCCGAATTCAACGATCGTACTTTCTCCTGGAACTTACAGTGTCGAAACTGGCGAAGTGTTTCCAATCCAACTAAAACCGACTGTGACGGTTCAGGGTGATCCACGCGATCGTGGACTGAGTGTGATCATTCGGGGTGGGGATGCGTTCTTGAGTCGAACCTTCGCTCGGCAAAATGTGACGATTCTGGGTGCGAATAATGCCACCCTGACGGGAGTGACCGTCACGAATCCGAATCCTCAAGGCTATGGACTCTGGACAGAATCGAGCAGCCCGATCGTGGTGGCGAATACGTTTACTCGAAGCGGGCATGATGGCGCTTCGATCGTCGGAAATAGCGCTCCTGTTCTGAGAAATAATTACTTCTTTCAAAACGGCGCAAACGGTATCACGATTTTTGGTTCATCTCGACCAGAACTTCAAGAGAATATCTTTGAACGAACGGGATTTGGGGTGAATATCGCTCAGAATGCGGCTCCCAGACTGGTCGGCAACCGAATCACTCAGAACAAAGACGGCATTGTGATTCAGGGTAATGCTCAGCCAATTTTGCGGAATAACGTGATCGATGCCAACGATCGAGATGGAATTGTGTCGATCGCTCAGTCTCGTCCGGATCTCGGAACCTCTACTGATCCAGGAAATAATACGTTTTTGAGCAATCGCCAATTCGATATCAACGCTCAAAGAAGTTCCCAAATTCTGCCAGCCTTTGGCAATCAACTTTCTACTAGAACGATCGGACGATTAGATCTGTCTGGAATTGCTTCAGTCGTTCCAGTTAATGTCGCTTCTTCAAGGGTGACGACGAGACTCAATCCCATTGCAATTAATCCTAGTGCTCGA
Coding sequences within it:
- a CDS encoding ATPase, histidine kinase-, DNA gyrase B-, and HSP90-like domain protein (similar to AA sequence:cyanobase_aa:LBDG_01530), whose protein sequence is MSSFQNLRQTSSWAVFNQVGSLLRHLVSPSAIVYTEAEFPQISGRFVLVASPEFNALLLGTLIDPEQCNLEIIFAPDAIADFLQTLNTTIPFTLQENKSDRQSEFTLRLIEVLSQSPVESAHQIEQERLLIQVTTLIRHSLNLPVILETAVHQVREFLNADRLIIYQFNFPAPSCAIDSEMPPMTEATHHLDGITYESRSSDRIPSILNVISEYSAVSLKRLQKKPHESSTWGSNGKNASEPSTVAALLTHSPNDIQAELVTPIVVQDELWGLLIVHQCEFPRQWHDREKVLLQRIAEHLAIAIYQAKLYSELQQQKNTLEQRIIDRTQELRDTLIAAQSANRTKSEFLATMSHELRSPLTTIIGMASTLLRSLDVNYKIAPQKQQEYLQTIQERGEHLLSLINDILDLSEVEAGRMVLQVQRFSLSELAEQTLQMLQEEADRKQVNLILELLPDRTQSFTFQADPQRIQQICLNLLSNAIKFTPARGRVTLRVRVSGDTAILQVEDTGIGIPKHQRSFLFQMFRQLDASYDRKYEGTGLGLALTKQLVELHGGSIEVDSTVGVGSKFTVFLPMQTISAIEHARQE
- a CDS encoding hypothetical protein (hypothetical protein FJSC11DRAFT_0748;~similar to AA sequence:cyanobase_aa:LBDG_42630) produces the protein MKISKLFKTLIRPVIAIALVLTLAFSHADGALAASGGRIGGGSFRAPARSYSPPSRTYAPPGGGYYPGGGGGFFPFVYFPFFGVGGGFGGLFSLLILISIASFLVNSFRRSNNDGDELGYSTPTVSVAKVQVGLLAQARELKDDLDRIGQRANTETSEGLAQVLQEVSLALLRNPQYWVYGNAESHQARLEAAGAEFNRLALTERSKFNAETFSNVNNQLKQASSSALTVAEKGGALAESQGEYIVVTVLIGTQGKLQLPAINSTEDLRRSLSQLGSVSSDQLLALEVLWTPQAEGDVLTRDDMVAEYPNLKMV
- a CDS encoding sulfur carrier protein ThiS (similar to AA sequence:cyanobase_aa:LBDG_42850), whose translation is MITLEVNGETRTCELTLTLPKFLESLGMNPRLVAVEYNGEILHRQFWDETEVKNGDRLEIVTIVGGG
- a CDS encoding thiamine-phosphate pyrophosphorylase (similar to AA sequence:cyanobase_aa:LBDG_42840) encodes the protein MGNFQSSMQPALYRILDANLDRAREGLRVIEEWCRFGLEDVAFTEQCKHWRQELAQWHRAELRSARNTPDDPGTELTHPQEAVRSSIEQVLQANFARVEEALRVLEEYGKVYRSEMASAVKQMRYEVYTLESRLLSIQRRQLLESARLYLVTSPSENLFTTVESALQGGLTLVQYRDKESDDLIRLRNAEKLRRLCHEYDALFIVNDRVDLALAVDADGVHLGQDDLPLEWARRMLGEHKIIGRSTHSAEQLESAIAEGADYVGVGPVYETPTKAGRPAAGLDYVRHAAANCSIPWYAIGGIDTQNIHEVLDAGAERVSVVRAIMQSDQPTYATQFFVAQLNQKRRFQTNSVADPWEG
- a CDS encoding hypothetical protein (conserved exported hypothetical protein;~similar to AA sequence:cyanobase_aa:LBDG_42820); protein product: MNNRPFYSSVFSVFSVSGLLGLAAIPVAANPIPDPVMASTRSIIYVNPTIGNDNASGQAQSPLRTLTVALDRAMPNSTIVLSPGTYSVETGEVFPIQLKPTVTVQGDPRDRGLSVIIRGGDAFLSRTFARQNVTILGANNATLTGVTVTNPNPQGYGLWTESSSPIVVANTFTRSGHDGASIVGNSAPVLRNNYFFQNGANGITIFGSSRPELQENIFERTGFGVNIAQNAAPRLVGNRITQNKDGIVIQGNAQPILRNNVIDANDRDGIVSIAQSRPDLGTSTDPGNNTFLSNRQFDINAQRSSQILPAFGNQLSTRTIGRLDLSGIASVVPVNVASSRVTTRLNPIAINPSARIARPLPRPNAPTAGAIEIPVPAPMTTPIATQTPMIAPIATQTPIATSVPVRRMARPAFPRPNAPSPIIPLGESAPLPIAQSRPSRPLPMARSSAPLPIAQSRPTLQINAISTAPIPVQVSQAAAPRRFTPSGILPVPRATPPIGNTRGTSVRIWRGGSSGGSSGVSQAASLGFRFRVVVRANSDLEQSQVRSIVPDAFSLRGRGVMQAGAFRDRTEADELFQVLVNQGLQVSIEQI